The following proteins come from a genomic window of Flavobacterium eburneipallidum:
- a CDS encoding glycosyl hydrolase, with the protein MFPKKHFFFILLLAGILSAQETYKNENTSFQPTIESSKPWVYWYWMQSAYSKPGITADLEAMKQAGIGGAYLMTIKGPANPPLMDPPVLQLSKEFWDLVHFALTEADRLGVKIAFHPADGFAVAGGPWIRPEMSMQKVVWADVTINGNSFKNLQLPVPNHYKEYYKDIAVFAIPVKEDYITSDQNRPKVTSTLGDFDASFLSDSKKDDQFRLKEKGWVQYEFDQPFLCKSIQIENKGNNYQAHRLLIEVSDDGVNFKSLGRLTTPRQGWQDTDAFYTHSIVPTKAKYFRFVYDPEGTEPGAEDLDPAKWNQGLKVAKIYLSNEPLIDNYQGKSGAIWRLSPQTSVEQIEKNDCVEQSKMINVSKFVDEKGILNWKVPSKGNWRIIRFGHTSTGHENATAGAGRGLEVDKFNAEAVRFQLDHWFGELLRTAGPELASKVVKILHMDSWECGSQNWSPVFQSEFKKRRGYDIVDYLPVMAGIPINDIETSEKILYDVRKTISELIVYNFFGTLADEAKKAGVKFSSENVAPTMMSDGLLHFKHIDYPSGEFWLKSPTHDKPNDMLDAISGGHIYGKDIIQAEAFTQLKMDWDEHPGNLKTLADRNYALGINRFFYHVFVHNPWTDRKPGMTLDGVGSYFQRDQTWWKPGKAWVDYCQRVQFQLQKGKPVIDLAVFIGEDLPSRSVLPDRLVPFIPNVFGKQRLESEAIRLKNVGQPSIKIPKEVTSSKNSTDLSQWTNAMNGYQYDSFNADVLLHNAKVENGKIVFSNSIEYRALLFPGSHKMAPNKIISLAVAEKILELIKQGGTVFVDEKPNLQPGIQSEADQKKRQNVIDEIWNNSNESTWKIGKGTIIKLPYLGNDFSGIGIPKDVYFPKLSRADAETIAWTHRKSETEDVYFLSNQKEEKRSFEASFRVTGKIPVWYNPVTDKTLALANWKIENGRTIVSIHLDANESGFVIFKEETKEILAQSNQKGIEFESVQTLDENWELQFDPEFKGPKEVVKTDKLFDWSSSENDQIKYYSGTATYQKEVVWKGKTEDKIWLDLGTIANIAEVSINGKDCGTLWTFPYKVAISDALKKGKNTIVVKITNTWANRLIGDQKLPKEEKLTWTTAPFRLEGEPLLKAGLLGPVSIVKEK; encoded by the coding sequence ATGTTTCCAAAAAAACACTTCTTTTTTATTTTATTACTTGCGGGAATCCTTTCCGCACAGGAAACCTATAAAAATGAAAACACATCATTTCAGCCCACAATCGAATCCTCAAAACCTTGGGTGTATTGGTATTGGATGCAAAGTGCCTATTCAAAACCCGGCATCACAGCCGATTTAGAAGCGATGAAACAAGCCGGAATTGGAGGTGCTTATTTGATGACGATAAAAGGGCCAGCAAATCCGCCCTTGATGGATCCGCCGGTTTTACAGTTGAGTAAAGAATTCTGGGACTTGGTACATTTTGCTTTAACCGAAGCAGACCGATTAGGCGTAAAAATAGCCTTTCATCCCGCCGATGGTTTTGCCGTTGCTGGAGGACCGTGGATTAGGCCTGAAATGTCGATGCAAAAAGTGGTTTGGGCAGATGTTACAATCAACGGAAATAGCTTCAAAAACCTGCAATTACCCGTTCCAAATCATTACAAAGAGTATTACAAAGATATCGCTGTGTTTGCCATTCCCGTTAAGGAAGATTATATCACATCCGATCAAAATCGTCCAAAAGTTACTTCCACTCTTGGCGATTTTGATGCTTCATTTTTGAGTGATTCAAAAAAAGATGATCAATTTCGATTAAAGGAAAAAGGCTGGGTTCAATACGAATTTGATCAGCCGTTTTTGTGTAAATCCATTCAAATTGAGAACAAAGGCAATAATTATCAGGCGCATCGTTTACTAATTGAAGTAAGTGACGATGGTGTAAATTTTAAAAGTCTCGGTCGATTGACAACGCCACGCCAAGGTTGGCAAGATACCGATGCGTTTTATACCCACAGCATCGTTCCGACAAAAGCCAAATATTTCCGTTTTGTTTACGATCCCGAAGGAACAGAACCAGGTGCGGAAGATTTAGATCCAGCCAAATGGAATCAGGGATTGAAAGTCGCAAAAATATATCTATCGAATGAGCCCCTGATTGACAATTACCAAGGAAAATCAGGAGCGATTTGGCGTTTGAGTCCGCAAACTTCTGTTGAACAAATTGAGAAAAATGATTGTGTGGAACAATCAAAAATGATTAACGTTTCGAAGTTTGTTGATGAAAAAGGTATTCTGAATTGGAAAGTGCCTTCAAAAGGAAATTGGCGAATTATTCGTTTCGGGCATACATCCACAGGTCACGAAAATGCCACGGCAGGTGCAGGACGAGGTTTGGAAGTCGATAAATTCAATGCCGAAGCGGTTCGTTTTCAACTGGATCATTGGTTTGGCGAATTGCTTCGAACAGCAGGGCCTGAACTGGCATCCAAAGTGGTTAAAATATTGCATATGGACAGTTGGGAATGTGGCAGTCAAAATTGGTCGCCTGTTTTTCAATCCGAATTCAAAAAACGCAGAGGCTATGATATTGTAGATTATTTGCCAGTTATGGCGGGTATTCCCATAAACGATATTGAAACTTCGGAGAAAATATTGTATGATGTTCGCAAAACAATTTCAGAATTAATTGTCTATAATTTCTTTGGCACTTTGGCGGATGAAGCCAAAAAAGCAGGAGTAAAATTCAGTTCCGAAAATGTGGCGCCAACGATGATGAGCGACGGACTTTTGCATTTCAAACACATCGATTATCCGAGTGGCGAATTTTGGCTGAAAAGTCCAACGCACGACAAACCCAATGATATGCTCGATGCGATTTCAGGCGGACATATTTACGGAAAAGATATTATTCAGGCCGAAGCTTTTACGCAACTAAAAATGGATTGGGACGAACATCCCGGAAATTTGAAAACTTTGGCAGACCGAAATTATGCCCTCGGAATCAACCGATTTTTCTATCACGTTTTTGTACACAATCCTTGGACGGACAGAAAACCTGGAATGACTTTGGACGGCGTGGGTTCTTATTTTCAAAGAGATCAAACTTGGTGGAAACCAGGAAAAGCCTGGGTGGATTATTGCCAGCGAGTGCAGTTTCAATTGCAAAAAGGAAAACCGGTTATTGATTTGGCGGTTTTTATTGGTGAAGATTTGCCGTCACGTTCGGTGCTTCCAGATCGATTGGTGCCGTTTATTCCGAATGTTTTTGGGAAGCAACGTCTGGAAAGTGAAGCCATCCGATTGAAAAATGTAGGCCAGCCAAGCATTAAAATACCAAAAGAAGTAACTTCTAGTAAAAATTCAACCGATTTGTCACAATGGACTAACGCAATGAATGGCTATCAGTACGATTCTTTCAACGCCGATGTTTTATTGCATAATGCCAAAGTTGAAAATGGGAAAATAGTTTTCAGTAACAGTATCGAATACCGTGCTTTACTATTTCCAGGAAGTCATAAAATGGCACCGAATAAAATAATTTCTTTGGCTGTAGCCGAAAAAATACTGGAGTTAATAAAGCAAGGTGGAACTGTTTTTGTGGATGAAAAACCAAATTTGCAACCCGGAATACAATCAGAAGCTGATCAAAAAAAACGGCAAAATGTTATTGATGAAATTTGGAATAACTCAAATGAATCAACTTGGAAAATTGGAAAAGGAACAATTATTAAATTACCATATTTAGGAAACGATTTTTCAGGAATTGGAATTCCGAAAGATGTTTATTTTCCTAAATTAAGCAGGGCCGATGCCGAAACAATTGCCTGGACACACCGTAAATCGGAAACAGAAGATGTTTATTTTCTTTCGAATCAAAAAGAAGAAAAACGATCCTTTGAAGCTTCGTTTCGAGTAACTGGAAAAATACCGGTTTGGTACAATCCTGTAACCGATAAAACATTGGCTTTAGCCAATTGGAAGATAGAAAATGGAAGGACAATTGTTTCGATACATTTAGATGCGAATGAATCCGGTTTTGTGATTTTTAAAGAAGAAACAAAAGAAATTTTGGCTCAAAGCAATCAAAAAGGTATAGAATTTGAGAGCGTTCAGACGTTGGATGAAAACTGGGAATTGCAATTTGATCCAGAATTTAAAGGTCCAAAAGAGGTTGTAAAAACAGATAAACTATTTGATTGGAGCAGTTCGGAAAATGATCAAATTAAGTATTATTCGGGAACGGCTACTTATCAAAAAGAAGTGGTTTGGAAAGGAAAAACTGAAGATAAAATTTGGTTGGATTTGGGGACAATTGCCAATATTGCTGAGGTTAGTATCAACGGAAAAGATTGCGGTACGCTTTGGACATTTCCTTATAAAGTCGCTATTTCTGATGCACTGAAAAAAGGAAAAAACACGATTGTTGTCAAAATCACGAATACTTGGGCAAACCGATTAATCGGCGACCAAAAATTGCCAAAAGAAGAAAAATTAACATGGACAACGGCGCCATTTCGTTTAGAAGGAGAACCGTTGCTTAAAGCAGGTTTATTAGGACCAGTAAGTATTGTAAAAGAAAAATAA
- a CDS encoding sialate O-acetylesterase — protein MKKTIIAILMLLGSFQINAKIKLPALFTDNMMLQQKANAPIWGWAEKNANITIKTSWDSKTYKLKADNSGKWKTELQTPSFGGPFTIEVTEGNEKVTIKNILIGEVWLCSGQSNMEMPLKGFQGQPVKNGNEIIVKSTNKNIRLIMIPRATVLEPKDDFEGKWEVASPKSTANFSATAWYFGSLLQEVLQVPVGLIHVSYGGSSMEAWMNQEMLKDFASAKIPTTKEELAKDPNRVPTTLFNGMLSPVIGYGIKGCIWYQGESNYERASEYAALMKKMVSSWRGLWKQGDFPFYYAQIAPFNYAQFHPKDNLEKYNSAYLREAQLKASAVIPNSGMAVLMDVGEENNIHPMDKEKGGNRLAFQALAKTYGIEGFEFESPKYKSMEIKDGSVTVSFDNVENGITAYDKEVKGFEIAGEDKVFYPAKTVVRRKSVVLTSDKVAKPVAIRYLFKDFAKAELFSGGGLPISSFRTDEW, from the coding sequence ATGAAAAAAACAATTATTGCAATTTTAATGCTTTTAGGAAGCTTTCAAATCAATGCAAAAATCAAATTGCCGGCACTGTTCACGGACAACATGATGTTGCAGCAAAAGGCGAATGCGCCAATTTGGGGCTGGGCAGAGAAGAACGCCAACATTACGATAAAAACATCTTGGGATTCCAAAACCTACAAGCTGAAAGCGGACAATTCCGGAAAATGGAAAACAGAATTGCAGACTCCATCTTTTGGAGGACCTTTTACCATTGAAGTTACGGAAGGAAACGAAAAAGTAACCATCAAAAATATTTTAATTGGCGAAGTCTGGCTGTGTTCTGGTCAGTCGAATATGGAAATGCCTTTGAAAGGATTTCAGGGTCAGCCCGTAAAAAACGGCAACGAAATCATCGTGAAATCAACCAATAAAAACATCCGTTTGATTATGATTCCACGTGCAACGGTTTTAGAACCCAAAGATGATTTTGAAGGAAAATGGGAAGTGGCTTCACCAAAATCTACGGCAAATTTTAGTGCGACGGCTTGGTATTTTGGTTCGCTTTTGCAGGAAGTTTTGCAGGTTCCAGTAGGATTGATTCACGTTTCCTACGGAGGTTCGAGTATGGAAGCATGGATGAATCAGGAAATGTTGAAAGATTTTGCAAGCGCCAAAATTCCGACTACAAAAGAAGAGTTGGCCAAAGACCCAAATCGCGTTCCGACGACTCTGTTCAACGGAATGCTTTCGCCTGTGATTGGTTACGGAATCAAAGGCTGTATTTGGTATCAGGGCGAATCGAATTACGAAAGAGCTTCGGAATATGCTGCTTTGATGAAAAAAATGGTCAGTAGTTGGAGAGGTTTGTGGAAGCAAGGCGATTTTCCGTTTTACTACGCACAAATTGCTCCGTTTAATTACGCCCAATTTCATCCAAAAGACAATTTAGAGAAATACAATTCGGCTTATTTGAGAGAAGCGCAACTGAAAGCTTCGGCAGTAATTCCGAATTCAGGAATGGCGGTTTTGATGGATGTTGGCGAAGAAAATAACATTCACCCAATGGACAAGGAAAAAGGCGGAAACCGTTTGGCTTTTCAGGCTTTGGCAAAAACCTACGGAATCGAAGGCTTCGAATTTGAAAGTCCGAAATATAAGTCGATGGAAATAAAAGACGGTTCGGTAACGGTGTCTTTTGATAATGTTGAAAACGGAATAACGGCTTATGACAAAGAAGTTAAAGGTTTCGAAATAGCAGGCGAAGACAAAGTTTTCTATCCTGCAAAAACAGTAGTTCGAAGAAAATCAGTAGTATTGACTTCGGATAAAGTTGCTAAACCAGTAGCGATTCGTTATTTGTTTAAGGATTTTGCAAAAGCAGAATTGTTTAGTGGAGGTGGTTTGCCAATTTCGTCTTTTAGAACTGATGAGTGGTAA
- a CDS encoding DUF5703 domain-containing protein yields the protein MKKITVFFFLICTILTKAQIPVLENYNQIWTTQSNNSSESMPLGGGDIGMNVWVENGDLYFYFSRSGTFDEHNTLLKLGRVKVSLSPNPFADDEGFRQELVLKDGYISIIQKDTKIKLWVDVFKPIIHLDLESENPLQMTASYESWRYKNRDSKGKANNANSYKWAPQGEIVTFKDSIAFENNGIKFYHRNREQTVFDVAVKQQKMESMKDQMMNPIVDLTFGGFMKGDNLKPIGNYLGKYQDTDFRGFSLSSTKPSKKQSVEIYLNTSQFDFNTWNNGLKILIAANKGRVEQAEKSTMKWWNDFWDRSFIYTQESNSAAKDSVYQIGQNYQLFRYMLGCNAYGKYPTKFNGGLFTVDPVFTNPDLNFTPDFRNWGGGTMTAQNQRLVYFPMVKSGDFDMMKSQLDYYLSLQKNAELRSQVYWKHGGASFTEQLENFGLPNPAEYEWKRPADYDPGMEYNAWLEYEWDTVFEFCQMMLQQKEYANADIQKYNPFIISCLRFFDEHYQYLAKQRGRKALDGNGHLILFPGSGAETYKMANNANSTISALKVITEQLLLLSEKELSKEDLAYLKGLQTRIPPLNFRDFNGNKTLAPAKTWERINNTEVPQLYPVYPWGIYGIGKPDLETALNTWKYDTDAIKFRSHIGWKQDNIFSARLGLTNEAAKYNLLKMANSDRRFPAFWGPGFDWVPDHNWGGSGMIGMQEMLLQEADGKIYLFPAWPKEWNVHFKLYATQNTTVEAQLVNGKLKVLKVVPEERKKDIINLIGKSEAEKIKLN from the coding sequence ATGAAAAAAATAACAGTTTTCTTCTTTCTAATTTGTACGATTTTAACTAAAGCGCAAATTCCCGTGCTTGAGAATTACAATCAAATCTGGACAACTCAAAGCAATAATTCATCAGAGTCGATGCCATTAGGTGGTGGCGATATTGGTATGAATGTTTGGGTAGAGAACGGTGATTTGTATTTTTATTTTTCACGGAGCGGAACATTTGACGAACACAACACTTTGCTGAAACTAGGACGTGTAAAAGTGAGTTTAAGTCCAAATCCGTTTGCCGATGATGAAGGATTTCGTCAAGAATTGGTTTTGAAAGACGGTTATATTTCGATTATTCAAAAGGATACCAAAATCAAACTTTGGGTAGATGTTTTCAAGCCAATAATTCATTTGGATCTAGAAAGTGAAAATCCGTTGCAAATGACGGCTTCTTATGAAAGTTGGCGATACAAAAACCGCGATTCCAAAGGAAAAGCGAACAATGCCAATTCCTACAAATGGGCTCCTCAAGGCGAAATTGTAACATTTAAAGATTCGATTGCTTTTGAAAATAACGGAATCAAATTCTACCACCGTAACCGGGAACAAACCGTTTTTGATGTTGCAGTCAAACAACAAAAAATGGAATCGATGAAAGACCAAATGATGAATCCGATTGTAGATTTGACCTTTGGCGGATTTATGAAAGGTGACAATCTCAAACCCATAGGCAATTATCTTGGAAAATATCAGGATACTGATTTTAGGGGATTCAGTCTTTCAAGCACAAAACCTTCTAAAAAACAGTCGGTTGAGATTTATTTAAACACGAGTCAATTTGATTTTAATACTTGGAATAACGGTTTGAAAATTTTGATTGCTGCAAATAAAGGAAGAGTAGAGCAGGCCGAAAAAAGCACAATGAAATGGTGGAATGATTTCTGGGATCGAAGTTTTATTTATACACAGGAAAGTAATTCTGCCGCAAAAGATTCTGTCTATCAAATTGGGCAGAATTATCAATTATTCCGCTATATGTTGGGGTGTAATGCCTACGGAAAATATCCAACCAAATTCAATGGTGGACTGTTTACGGTCGACCCCGTTTTTACCAATCCCGATTTGAATTTTACACCCGATTTCAGAAATTGGGGTGGCGGAACAATGACGGCTCAAAATCAGCGATTGGTTTACTTTCCGATGGTGAAAAGCGGTGATTTTGATATGATGAAATCGCAATTGGATTATTATTTGAGCCTTCAAAAAAATGCTGAATTGCGTTCGCAGGTTTATTGGAAACACGGCGGCGCATCGTTTACAGAGCAATTGGAAAATTTTGGTTTACCCAATCCAGCGGAATACGAATGGAAACGCCCAGCCGATTACGATCCTGGAATGGAATACAACGCTTGGCTCGAATATGAATGGGACACCGTTTTTGAGTTTTGCCAAATGATGTTGCAACAGAAAGAATACGCCAACGCAGACATTCAGAAATACAATCCGTTTATCATCAGTTGTTTGAGGTTTTTTGACGAACATTACCAATATTTGGCGAAACAAAGAGGCAGAAAAGCATTGGACGGAAACGGACATTTGATTCTTTTTCCAGGTTCGGGAGCCGAAACCTATAAGATGGCAAATAACGCCAACAGCACTATTTCTGCTTTAAAAGTAATTACGGAACAGTTATTGTTACTGTCGGAAAAAGAATTGTCAAAAGAAGATTTAGCTTATTTAAAAGGGCTTCAAACTCGAATTCCGCCTTTAAATTTTAGGGATTTTAACGGAAATAAAACATTGGCTCCAGCCAAAACTTGGGAAAGAATCAACAATACGGAAGTTCCACAATTGTATCCTGTGTATCCTTGGGGAATTTACGGAATAGGAAAACCCGATTTAGAAACGGCTTTGAATACTTGGAAATACGACACCGATGCGATAAAATTCCGAAGTCATATTGGTTGGAAACAGGATAATATTTTTTCGGCTCGTTTGGGATTAACCAATGAAGCGGCGAAATACAATTTGTTGAAAATGGCAAATTCCGACCGAAGATTTCCAGCTTTTTGGGGTCCAGGATTCGATTGGGTTCCCGACCATAATTGGGGAGGTTCGGGAATGATCGGAATGCAGGAAATGCTTTTGCAGGAAGCCGATGGAAAAATTTACCTTTTCCCCGCTTGGCCAAAAGAATGGAATGTGCATTTCAAGTTGTATGCTACTCAAAATACAACTGTTGAGGCGCAGCTTGTAAATGGCAAATTGAAAGTTTTAAAAGTTGTTCCTGAAGAACGGAAAAAAGATATAATCAATCTGATTGGCAAATCAGAAGCAGAAAAAATCAAATTAAATTAA
- a CDS encoding pectate lyase family protein: MKKLVSGLVLSAILAVNTQAQALKSGTEKQIVKVDFDFSQRRLEEVNDTNYNSWTISEQKQAEKSFKDLTFKLKGNFNAKWYKVGMNAPFYSKLASDGLATAENLELTISGLKAGQHSLLTFHNTFDKIEGKTFSPVKIYVNGTLAETVIPSNRSNSKIETATAYILFNAEANKDVVIRFELENGTDFVQQMVINGFEIDTPNLKKQAHTPKPENANEHVVMDNKLMLNWESAKDAVAHQIYFGTDKKAVSNATEKSPEFKGKLTSNQFELGKLYSGTSYYWRVDELDSKGIVKLGTVWSFKPAQLAFPGAEGYGRFAVGGRGGKVVEVTNLNDSGPGSLRDAVDKPIGPRTIVFNVSGNIKLQSRLVVNQPYITIAGQTAPGEGITISKAPVGLTGNDGVIRFLKVRIGGGTTFDGMGLTGANHSIIDHCSISWTIDESFSSRGSHNITLQRTLISEALNIAGHDKYPAGKMHGYAATIGGDIGSFHHNLLAHNEGRNWSIGGGLNGDGFYGGKLDIRNNVVYNWGHRATDGGASEVNFVNNFYKPGVSTKIFVALNAQIEGVGKGKQQYYFDGNVMLGYFDEKNQDKGRKFTLSNKAVVDYPVFLPKPFFESFVTNQTAEAAYKNVLSDVGANQPFFDKHDKRIVDETLKGTFTYKGSKSGLGGLIDNEADAGGFPNFANETRPTDWDTDHDGLPNWWERAFGLNENSKAGDFSDANADADKDGFTQLDNYLDWMAQPHYFVNSGEKTSLIVTDFFKGYEKKPVYTFSEVKNGKVVLKGKEIQFTPSEKGFGSFVVTVKDSEGDTMSRTINFFVK, translated from the coding sequence ATGAAAAAATTAGTAAGTGGTTTGGTTTTGTCGGCTATTTTGGCTGTAAATACACAAGCACAAGCATTAAAAAGTGGAACGGAAAAACAAATCGTAAAAGTTGATTTCGATTTTTCGCAACGAAGATTGGAAGAAGTGAACGACACCAATTATAATTCTTGGACGATAAGCGAACAAAAGCAAGCCGAGAAATCCTTTAAAGACTTAACCTTCAAATTGAAAGGAAACTTTAATGCGAAATGGTACAAGGTGGGAATGAATGCGCCATTTTACAGTAAGTTGGCGAGTGATGGTTTGGCTACAGCCGAAAACTTGGAATTGACAATCAGTGGACTAAAAGCGGGACAACATTCGTTGCTGACTTTTCACAATACTTTCGACAAAATCGAAGGAAAAACATTCTCGCCGGTAAAAATTTATGTGAATGGTACATTGGCGGAAACCGTTATACCAAGTAATCGCTCCAATTCCAAAATAGAAACCGCAACGGCTTATATTCTGTTTAATGCCGAGGCAAACAAGGATGTGGTAATTCGTTTTGAATTGGAAAATGGAACCGATTTTGTCCAACAAATGGTCATCAACGGATTTGAAATTGATACCCCAAATTTGAAAAAACAAGCTCATACGCCAAAGCCTGAAAATGCTAATGAGCACGTGGTGATGGACAACAAATTGATGTTGAACTGGGAATCGGCCAAAGATGCCGTTGCGCACCAAATCTATTTTGGAACCGATAAAAAAGCGGTTTCAAATGCCACCGAAAAATCTCCTGAATTCAAAGGGAAATTAACCTCGAACCAATTCGAACTTGGAAAATTATACAGCGGAACTTCTTATTACTGGCGTGTGGACGAATTGGATTCCAAAGGAATAGTGAAATTGGGAACTGTTTGGTCATTCAAACCAGCACAATTGGCTTTCCCTGGAGCGGAAGGTTACGGTCGTTTTGCCGTGGGTGGAAGAGGAGGAAAAGTGGTTGAGGTAACCAACTTGAATGATAGCGGACCGGGCAGTTTGCGTGATGCCGTTGACAAACCCATTGGACCAAGAACGATTGTGTTTAATGTTTCGGGAAATATAAAATTGCAATCCAGATTAGTTGTCAATCAACCCTACATAACCATTGCGGGTCAAACCGCTCCGGGCGAAGGAATCACGATTAGCAAAGCACCAGTGGGATTAACAGGAAATGATGGAGTAATCCGATTTTTGAAAGTTAGAATTGGTGGCGGAACAACTTTTGACGGAATGGGATTGACGGGAGCGAATCACAGTATTATTGACCATTGTTCCATCAGTTGGACGATTGATGAATCTTTTAGTTCTAGAGGATCACACAACATTACCTTGCAACGCACTTTGATTTCTGAAGCCTTAAATATTGCGGGTCACGACAAATATCCAGCAGGAAAAATGCACGGTTATGCGGCTACAATTGGTGGCGATATTGGAAGTTTTCATCATAATTTATTGGCACACAATGAAGGCAGGAACTGGAGTATTGGTGGTGGTTTGAATGGCGATGGTTTTTATGGAGGAAAATTAGATATTCGTAATAATGTAGTCTATAATTGGGGACATCGCGCTACAGATGGAGGAGCGAGTGAAGTGAATTTTGTCAATAATTTTTATAAACCGGGAGTTTCAACTAAAATTTTTGTGGCCTTGAATGCCCAGATAGAAGGCGTTGGAAAAGGGAAACAGCAATATTATTTTGATGGGAATGTGATGCTGGGTTATTTTGACGAAAAAAATCAGGACAAAGGAAGAAAATTTACGCTATCGAATAAAGCCGTTGTGGATTATCCCGTGTTTTTGCCAAAACCATTTTTCGAATCTTTTGTAACCAATCAAACTGCCGAGGCTGCTTATAAAAACGTGCTTTCGGATGTGGGAGCGAATCAGCCATTTTTCGACAAACACGATAAGAGAATTGTGGATGAAACCTTGAAAGGAACTTTTACTTATAAAGGAAGTAAAAGCGGTTTGGGTGGATTGATTGACAACGAAGCCGATGCTGGAGGATTTCCAAATTTCGCCAACGAAACACGCCCGACAGATTGGGATACCGACCACGACGGATTGCCAAATTGGTGGGAAAGAGCTTTTGGCTTGAACGAAAATTCAAAAGCAGGAGATTTCTCGGATGCCAATGCAGATGCAGACAAGGACGGATTTACGCAATTGGACAATTATTTGGATTGGATGGCACAGCCTCATTATTTTGTGAATTCTGGAGAAAAAACAAGTTTAATTGTTACCGATTTTTTTAAAGGATACGAGAAGAAACCAGTATATACTTTTTCGGAAGTTAAAAATGGTAAAGTAGTTTTAAAAGGAAAAGAAATTCAGTTTACGCCAAGTGAAAAAGGGTTTGGTTCTTTTGTCGTTACTGTAAAAGATTCAGAAGGAGATACAATGAGTCGTACAATTAATTTCTTTGTTAAATAA